Proteins from a single region of Weeksella virosa DSM 16922:
- a CDS encoding RHS domain-containing protein: MYLYEDGQFVPLAQYINSSDGQAELLSSRVWQAELAEETQAAPKLFHYVCDHLGTPQLLMNQGQDVVWEAKAKAWGETRVMSRAATDEQVINNHRFQG, encoded by the coding sequence GTGTATCTCTACGAAGATGGTCAGTTTGTGCCCTTGGCGCAATACATCAATAGCAGTGATGGACAAGCGGAACTACTGAGCTCACGGGTGTGGCAGGCCGAGTTAGCAGAAGAAACTCAAGCAGCGCCGAAACTTTTTCATTATGTGTGCGATCACCTCGGTACCCCACAACTGTTGATGAACCAAGGTCAGGACGTGGTGTGGGAGGCCAAGGCCAAAGCGTGGGGTGAAACCCGTGTCATGAGCCGAGCTGCTACTGATGAGCAGGTGATTAATAATCATCGTTTTCAAGGTTAG
- a CDS encoding Imm44 family immunity protein — MRLWNSAEAEHTVGQAYSKIANEIERIVNSYIEDKQFSDAYKDWCWAYIAMLEGPIMKTMKLPEIVRRNNKKQDLEFRLKIDYQSFLDGDDNQRLELIIDSLIRCLEHPKMTKTWKVPESDIAILKEALQLAEQQMRKN; from the coding sequence ATGAGATTGTGGAATTCTGCCGAAGCAGAGCATACTGTAGGACAAGCGTATAGTAAAATTGCAAATGAGATAGAGAGAATAGTTAATTCATATATTGAGGATAAACAATTTTCTGATGCATATAAAGATTGGTGCTGGGCCTATATTGCTATGTTAGAGGGACCAATCATGAAGACAATGAAACTACCAGAGATTGTACGTCGTAACAATAAAAAACAAGATTTAGAGTTTCGATTAAAAATCGATTATCAGTCTTTTCTTGATGGCGATGATAATCAACGATTAGAACTGATTATTGATTCTTTAATTCGTTGTTTAGAGCACCCAAAAATGACGAAAACGTGGAAAGTGCCTGAAAGTGATATTGCTATTTTAAAGGAAGCCTTACAGCTAGCAGAGCAGCAAATGAGAAAGAATTAA
- a CDS encoding DUF7716 domain-containing protein has protein sequence MMKSFNSINKLVDAFKEDLTIGEQICVYTKPNVDEFVLGQEYWIDDYPDIDDDDNEVFPSGVIGNHLVYLYSGQQFADVIGNVSEQKATATLSDYVAALNYYNQHDTFMDFSS, from the coding sequence ATGATGAAATCATTTAACTCTATAAATAAATTAGTTGATGCGTTCAAAGAGGATCTAACTATAGGCGAACAGATTTGTGTTTATACGAAACCCAATGTTGACGAGTTTGTGCTTGGACAAGAGTATTGGATCGATGATTACCCGGATATTGATGACGATGATAATGAAGTCTTTCCATCTGGGGTGATTGGTAATCATTTGGTTTATTTATATTCTGGCCAACAATTCGCCGATGTTATTGGTAACGTCAGTGAGCAAAAGGCTACTGCGACGTTAAGTGATTATGTTGCTGCCTTAAATTATTATAATCAGCATGATACCTTCATGGATTTTAGTAGTTAA
- a CDS encoding 2Fe-2S iron-sulfur cluster-binding protein — protein sequence MSDIKVTIIDREGVSHEVDAPTDMNMNMMEIVRVYELVEEGTFGVCGGMAMCASCQCYVESPETPLPEMNPDEDAMLAEAFHVRENSRLSCQLAVTPEIEGLVLQIAPEQ from the coding sequence ATGTCTGATATAAAAGTTACAATCATCGATCGCGAAGGAGTAAGCCACGAAGTTGATGCACCAACCGATATGAACATGAATATGATGGAAATTGTGCGTGTATATGAGTTGGTAGAAGAAGGTACCTTTGGGGTTTGTGGTGGAATGGCCATGTGTGCCTCATGTCAGTGCTATGTAGAATCTCCAGAGACTCCACTGCCAGAGATGAATCCTGATGAAGATGCAATGCTCGCAGAAGCTTTTCACGTGAGAGAAAATAGCCGTTTGAGCTGTCAATTGGCCGTAACTCCCGAAATAGAAGGATTGGTTTTGCAGATAGCTCCCGAACAATAA
- a CDS encoding SMI1/KNR4 family protein: MNNKNLVQDFLKEYQLSLPEEYVEFLSGFKSWVRAELSSENEMLNSDDWAFGGIDFLSKKVKIQNAKEERPWFRILSSYFEVMRWAGKSMQTNSGRILDKSDVSNFFAFADDEGDILFFDNRNNNKIGRFLHDEGTVIFTDAFFSDVVDSLEVFYCE; this comes from the coding sequence GTGAATAATAAAAATCTGGTTCAAGATTTTTTGAAAGAATATCAACTATCACTTCCCGAAGAGTATGTTGAGTTTTTGAGTGGGTTTAAGAGTTGGGTTAGAGCCGAATTGAGTTCAGAGAACGAAATGCTTAATAGTGATGACTGGGCGTTCGGTGGGATTGATTTTCTTTCGAAAAAGGTGAAAATACAGAATGCAAAAGAAGAAAGACCATGGTTCAGAATTCTTAGCTCTTATTTCGAAGTGATGAGATGGGCGGGAAAATCAATGCAAACGAATAGTGGTCGTATACTTGATAAGAGTGATGTTTCAAATTTTTTTGCTTTTGCAGATGATGAGGGAGATATTTTGTTTTTTGATAATAGAAACAATAATAAGATAGGTAGATTTTTACATGACGAGGGCACAGTTATTTTTACTGATGCGTTTTTTTCTGATGTTGTTGATTCCTTAGAAGTTTTTTATTGTGAGTGA
- a CDS encoding mannose-1-phosphate guanylyltransferase, with protein MKQNDRYAVIMAGGIGTRFWPLSTTRKPKQFHDILGTGKTFIQITYERLKKVVPVENIFVVTSQQYVDITMEQLSELHPFNIIREPQAINTAACNLLSSLIIREINKKAKIIVAPSDHLILDEEEFMHKVNFAFDHVDDEKLITLGIKPTRAETGYGYIQYNNFSSDPISKVLTFTEKPSLEIAETLLKSGEFLWNSGIFIWSVRAILDAFKELLPSMYKTLNSYFENGTNNEVILRSVYSTLPMISIDVGVLEKSKNVYVVPAEFGWTDLGTWNSLFEYGKKNEEENIIKGKHVQVYNTTNSIIYNTTKKAMIIDGLDDYIIVDTKEGLLICPKKNDQEIKTYVNDLKLSKGDRFC; from the coding sequence ATGAAACAGAATGATCGCTACGCTGTAATTATGGCGGGTGGAATTGGCACACGTTTTTGGCCGTTGAGTACAACCCGAAAGCCTAAACAATTTCATGATATTTTAGGAACCGGAAAAACGTTTATCCAGATAACGTATGAACGCCTAAAGAAAGTTGTTCCGGTAGAAAATATTTTTGTTGTTACCAGCCAACAGTATGTTGATATTACAATGGAACAATTGAGCGAACTTCATCCCTTCAATATTATTCGAGAACCACAGGCTATCAATACTGCTGCCTGTAATCTTTTATCATCTCTCATTATCCGAGAAATCAATAAGAAAGCAAAAATTATTGTTGCTCCGTCTGACCATCTTATTTTGGATGAAGAAGAATTTATGCATAAAGTAAACTTTGCTTTCGATCATGTGGATGATGAAAAATTAATAACCTTAGGCATAAAACCAACTCGAGCAGAAACTGGCTATGGATATATACAGTATAATAACTTTTCGAGTGATCCCATATCTAAGGTCTTGACTTTTACGGAAAAGCCTAGTTTAGAAATAGCTGAAACCTTACTGAAGAGTGGTGAATTTTTATGGAATTCTGGAATTTTTATTTGGTCGGTACGGGCTATTTTAGACGCTTTCAAAGAATTATTACCTAGCATGTACAAGACGCTCAACTCCTATTTCGAGAATGGAACCAACAACGAAGTTATTTTGCGTTCTGTTTATTCGACCTTACCAATGATTTCTATTGATGTCGGGGTACTCGAAAAATCTAAAAATGTGTATGTAGTACCTGCAGAATTCGGTTGGACAGACCTCGGAACATGGAATTCTTTGTTCGAATACGGAAAGAAAAACGAAGAAGAGAATATCATCAAAGGGAAGCATGTTCAAGTATACAATACAACCAATAGTATCATCTACAACACAACTAAAAAAGCAATGATTATCGATGGTCTCGATGATTATATTATAGTCGATACCAAAGAAGGCTTACTGATTTGTCCTAAAAAAAATGATCAAGAAATCAAAACGTATGTCAACGATCTTAAACTGAGTAAGGGCGATCGTTTTTGTTAG
- a CDS encoding tetratricopeptide repeat protein, which yields MVNKYLNVLEIVTPFDVGENGWAWKVISSAFEFYAHRKITSEKIDKLVIYILDTPPEKPLNKSPEALGVVQVRVVIDGEYFRRLDSKRELLEFAYDVFKTTVLGLVNDYDLKQDELLTVFAAFEALDFVYEGVVKKIDKELTLRWHLEKHLHYFIRMTREDEGFDDITVLEVNGGDLRHFDRFGKIKRQDNKVLIHWKKSSFYSLVDLDSHEVKVLSEKALAGDAHHQYMLAQAYFKGQYTKVNEKEGIYWLKLAAENGYSRAKTMLKKLVDD from the coding sequence ATGGTAAATAAATACTTAAATGTTCTAGAAATTGTTACCCCTTTTGATGTTGGGGAAAATGGTTGGGCTTGGAAAGTCATTAGTAGTGCTTTTGAATTTTACGCTCATAGGAAAATTACTTCTGAAAAAATAGATAAATTGGTTATTTATATACTTGATACTCCACCAGAGAAACCATTGAATAAAAGCCCCGAGGCATTGGGTGTTGTGCAGGTACGTGTTGTTATTGATGGTGAGTATTTCAGGCGGTTAGACTCAAAGCGTGAGTTACTAGAGTTTGCGTATGATGTTTTTAAAACCACTGTACTTGGTCTAGTTAATGATTATGATCTAAAGCAAGATGAACTCTTAACTGTATTTGCTGCTTTTGAAGCATTAGACTTTGTGTACGAAGGTGTAGTGAAGAAAATCGATAAGGAGCTGACTTTACGTTGGCATTTAGAGAAACATTTACATTACTTTATCCGAATGACTAGGGAGGACGAAGGCTTTGATGATATTACCGTTTTGGAAGTAAATGGAGGGGATTTACGTCACTTTGATCGATTCGGTAAGATTAAACGACAAGATAATAAGGTATTAATTCATTGGAAGAAAAGTAGTTTTTATTCATTGGTGGATTTAGATAGTCATGAAGTCAAAGTTTTATCTGAAAAAGCACTAGCAGGGGATGCGCATCATCAATATATGCTTGCTCAAGCATATTTTAAGGGGCAATACACAAAAGTGAACGAAAAAGAAGGCATATATTGGCTTAAGTTAGCAGCAGAGAATGGTTACTCACGCGCTAAAACTATGTTAAAGAAATTAGTTGATGACTAA
- a CDS encoding NAD(P)/FAD-dependent oxidoreductase, whose product MIETDIIIIGAGPTGLFAVFEAGLLKLRCHIIDALPQPGGQLAELYPKKPIFDIPGFPSIGAGELIDNLMEQIKQFEPGFTLNEIATTVEKQEDETFIVTTNRGTKVHGKAVAIAGGLGSFEPRKPLIDNIADYEEKGVEYFVRQPEMFRDKKIVIAGGGDSALDWTIFLSDIAEEVTLVHRRNEFRGALDSVDKVIELKKLGKVNLITPAEITAIQGDGKVEKLEIEKEGEKFYIETDYFIPLFGLSPKLGPIANWGLEIEKNAIKVNNALDYQTNIEGIYAIGDINTYPGKLKLILCGFHEATLMCQSVYNRLNPGKKFILKYTTVAGVDGFDGTRKEAEKAVVKAIE is encoded by the coding sequence ATGATAGAAACAGATATCATCATTATAGGCGCTGGACCAACAGGATTATTTGCTGTATTCGAGGCCGGATTATTAAAACTAAGATGCCATATAATCGATGCTCTTCCACAGCCTGGAGGTCAATTGGCAGAACTATATCCTAAAAAACCAATTTTCGATATTCCAGGATTCCCAAGCATTGGTGCAGGAGAGTTAATAGACAATTTGATGGAGCAAATAAAACAATTCGAACCAGGATTTACGCTCAATGAAATTGCCACTACAGTAGAGAAGCAAGAAGATGAAACCTTTATAGTAACAACCAACCGAGGGACCAAAGTTCACGGAAAAGCCGTTGCAATAGCAGGAGGATTAGGGTCTTTTGAGCCAAGAAAGCCGTTAATCGACAATATTGCCGATTACGAAGAAAAAGGAGTAGAATATTTTGTTCGTCAGCCCGAAATGTTCCGCGATAAAAAAATTGTGATTGCAGGAGGAGGTGATTCTGCTTTGGATTGGACGATTTTTTTGTCGGATATAGCAGAAGAAGTTACCCTTGTTCATCGTAGAAACGAGTTCCGTGGTGCCTTGGATTCGGTAGATAAAGTAATCGAACTGAAAAAATTAGGAAAAGTTAACCTAATTACGCCCGCCGAAATTACAGCAATACAAGGAGACGGAAAGGTAGAAAAATTAGAGATAGAAAAAGAAGGAGAGAAATTCTATATAGAGACAGATTATTTTATTCCACTTTTTGGTCTATCGCCAAAATTAGGTCCTATTGCTAATTGGGGATTAGAAATAGAGAAAAATGCAATCAAAGTGAACAATGCACTTGACTATCAGACCAATATAGAAGGTATTTATGCCATAGGAGATATCAATACCTATCCAGGAAAATTGAAATTGATACTCTGTGGTTTCCATGAAGCAACCTTGATGTGTCAATCGGTCTATAATCGCTTAAACCCAGGTAAGAAATTTATCCTGAAATACACAACTGTAGCAGGAGTGGATGGTTTCGATGGAACCCGAAAAGAAGCAGAAAAAGCAGTAGTAAAAGCCATAGAGTAA
- a CDS encoding pyridoxal phosphate-dependent aminotransferase, with protein sequence MQLSERLQKLKPSATIAMTQKARDLRNQGLDIISLSIGEPDFHTPDFIKDAAKKALDENWTAYPPISGYPELKEAIINKFKRDNGIQYTASQIVVSTGAKQSIYNVIQSLVSDGDEVLIPTPYWVSYSDIVELSGGKPVFIPASIENDFKVTASQIEEYITPKTKALIYSSPCNPSGSVYTEQELKAIATLMSKHPEVIIISDEIYEHITYGEKMVSIASFPEVYDQTVTINGLAKGFAMTGWRIGFIGAPEKLAKACETLQGQVTSGTNSIAQRAAITALEAEPSAIHYMVESFHERRNLMIQWANEIKGFRVNEPKGAFYIFPDVSELFGKTFQGVTIESADDLTMFLLEKALVAVVSGTAFGSPNCIRISYAASIDQLKEAMYRIKKALE encoded by the coding sequence ATGCAACTTTCAGAGCGTTTACAAAAGTTAAAACCATCGGCTACCATAGCCATGACCCAAAAAGCACGTGATTTGCGTAATCAAGGACTCGATATTATTAGTCTAAGTATTGGTGAGCCCGACTTTCATACGCCCGACTTTATAAAAGATGCAGCCAAAAAAGCACTGGATGAAAATTGGACCGCCTATCCGCCCATTTCTGGTTATCCAGAACTGAAAGAAGCAATAATAAATAAATTCAAACGCGATAATGGTATCCAATATACCGCATCACAAATTGTCGTATCTACTGGAGCAAAACAATCGATTTACAATGTAATTCAATCATTGGTAAGTGATGGTGACGAGGTGTTAATCCCGACACCTTATTGGGTGAGTTATTCAGATATTGTAGAATTATCAGGAGGTAAACCTGTTTTTATACCGGCAAGTATCGAAAATGATTTCAAAGTTACTGCTTCTCAAATCGAAGAATATATTACGCCAAAAACCAAAGCACTTATCTACAGTTCTCCCTGCAATCCTTCTGGGAGTGTGTATACAGAACAAGAACTGAAGGCAATTGCCACTTTAATGTCAAAACATCCAGAAGTAATTATTATTTCTGATGAAATCTATGAGCATATAACTTATGGAGAAAAAATGGTAAGCATTGCATCCTTCCCAGAAGTTTACGACCAAACAGTTACCATCAACGGATTGGCCAAAGGGTTTGCGATGACGGGGTGGAGAATCGGTTTCATAGGTGCACCAGAAAAGTTAGCAAAAGCGTGTGAAACTCTCCAAGGACAAGTAACCTCTGGTACAAATTCTATAGCACAAAGAGCGGCGATTACCGCACTAGAGGCTGAACCTTCGGCCATTCATTATATGGTAGAATCTTTTCACGAACGTAGAAATTTAATGATACAATGGGCCAATGAAATCAAAGGGTTTCGAGTGAATGAACCTAAAGGAGCTTTTTATATTTTTCCAGATGTCTCGGAACTTTTCGGTAAGACTTTTCAGGGTGTAACGATAGAATCTGCCGATGATTTGACAATGTTCTTGTTAGAAAAAGCCTTGGTTGCAGTAGTGTCTGGTACAGCTTTCGGTTCGCCAAATTGTATTAGAATTTCATATGCTGCCTCTATAGATCAATTGAAAGAAGCGATGTACAGAATAAAAAAAGCGTTGGAATAG
- a CDS encoding HNH/ENDO VII family nuclease has translation MKNQNQYYDAETSLHYNTFRYYDPELGRFISQDPIGLMGGINLYQYAPNPIEWVDPWGWIRWKTRLIRGMLRNKRKVDFGGRVVYQDDSLFELTQSNITLMSKGKAPFGWDGQRVNLHHLSGKEPGPMLEISASLHQKLHGDLHFFIGNGESFRKDKKLVQQYEEYRNNYWQERLKQMQANGGKCE, from the coding sequence TTGAAGAACCAAAATCAGTATTATGATGCTGAGACGTCGTTACATTACAATACCTTTAGGTATTATGACCCAGAGCTAGGTCGCTTTATCAGCCAAGACCCGATCGGCTTGATGGGAGGGATTAACCTCTATCAATACGCCCCGAACCCGATAGAGTGGGTGGATCCGTGGGGGTGGATCCGGTGGAAGACTCGTTTAATAAGAGGGATGCTTAGAAATAAGAGAAAAGTTGATTTTGGGGGTAGGGTTGTTTATCAAGATGATTCATTGTTTGAGCTAACACAGTCAAATATAACGTTGATGTCTAAAGGGAAAGCGCCTTTTGGGTGGGATGGTCAACGAGTTAATTTACATCACCTGTCTGGTAAGGAACCTGGACCAATGTTGGAAATCAGTGCGTCATTACATCAAAAATTGCATGGCGATTTACATTTTTTTATTGGTAATGGTGAGTCTTTTAGGAAGGACAAAAAATTAGTACAACAGTATGAAGAGTATAGAAATAATTATTGGCAGGAAAGGTTAAAACAAATGCAAGCGAATGGAGGCAAGTGTGAATAA
- the polA gene encoding DNA polymerase I, producing the protein MNHSDKRLFLLDAYALIFRGYYAFIKNPRINSKGFNTSAIMGFLNSLFDVIRREQPTHLAVVFDVGEATIRTVDFPQYKANREETPEAIREGVPYIQEILNALRIPVLYAQGYEADDVIGTLAKKAEQRGYTTYMVTPDKDFAQLVSEHIKMYKPPAYGRGVEIWGVEEVKEKYQIEDPIQVIDLLGMMGDSVDNIPGIPGVGEKTAIKFIKTYGSLEGLLANTDQLKGKQKENVIENREQAILSKKLATIITDVPVEFDEEDLTVCPPNLEKVTDLFTELEFRRMLETVYRLYNVDPSRINQDTQNEISQSIQKNKETTQQSLFDFTSEEVIVPLNSNFTNISNTDHFYQLVDTPVARRLLIDKMKTLDSFAFDTETTSLDPLEAKLVGISFSWEKGKGYYLPFPEDFDDAKNIILEFAELFSNPAIEKIGHNIKYDLKVLYKYGIRIDGENFDTMIAHYLLNPDMRHNLDVLSETYLGYKPVSIETLIGKKGKNQKNFREVDLIEQTEYGTEDSDVTFQLKNIFEPELEKVSLTKLFRNIEMPLMKVLATMEIEGIRLDVDFLQQLSKKHQEKIKELEQKIFSEAGEEFNLNSPKQLGDILFDKLKLEPKSKKTKTGQYSTGEEILSKLAHYPIIKNILHYRQLQKLKSTYIDALPELVNPVTQRVHTTFAQTVAATGRLSSVNPNLQNIPIRTEEGQQIRKAFIARNPEYKIISADYSQIELRLIAQMAQDPVMVKAFQDGEDIHASTAAKIFGVALDEVTREQRSQAKTVNFGIIYGVSAFGLAQQTGLSNTEAKKLIDAYYETYPTLKKYIDQQIASARENGFVETLMRRRRYLKDINSRNNTVRSHAERNAVNAPIQGSAADIVKLAMIQIQKELDKKFATKMLLQVHDELVFDAPISEVEEVSKMIKTTMESVIQMEVPLVAEVGVGDNWLEAH; encoded by the coding sequence ATGAATCATTCTGATAAAAGATTATTTCTATTAGATGCATATGCATTGATTTTTAGAGGTTATTATGCATTTATTAAGAACCCAAGAATCAACTCGAAAGGTTTTAACACTTCGGCAATAATGGGGTTTCTTAACTCCTTGTTCGATGTTATTCGACGAGAGCAACCCACACACTTAGCCGTAGTTTTTGATGTGGGAGAAGCAACCATAAGAACGGTTGATTTCCCTCAATATAAAGCAAACAGAGAAGAAACTCCCGAAGCCATCCGCGAAGGAGTACCTTATATCCAAGAAATCCTTAATGCACTAAGAATACCTGTTTTGTACGCACAAGGCTACGAAGCAGATGATGTGATTGGGACACTCGCAAAAAAAGCAGAACAAAGAGGATATACCACTTATATGGTGACTCCCGATAAAGATTTTGCACAATTGGTTAGCGAACACATCAAGATGTATAAACCACCAGCTTATGGTCGTGGAGTTGAGATTTGGGGTGTAGAAGAAGTAAAAGAAAAATACCAAATAGAAGACCCAATACAAGTAATAGACTTATTAGGTATGATGGGCGATTCGGTAGACAACATTCCTGGAATTCCAGGAGTTGGAGAAAAAACAGCCATAAAATTCATCAAAACATACGGGTCTTTAGAAGGGTTATTGGCCAATACTGATCAATTGAAAGGAAAACAAAAAGAGAATGTCATCGAAAATAGAGAACAAGCAATCTTATCTAAAAAATTAGCTACGATTATTACCGATGTACCCGTTGAGTTCGACGAAGAAGACTTAACAGTTTGTCCGCCCAATCTGGAGAAAGTTACCGATTTGTTTACTGAGTTAGAGTTTCGTCGAATGCTCGAAACCGTTTATAGATTATATAATGTCGATCCTTCTAGAATCAATCAAGATACACAAAACGAGATTTCTCAATCGATACAAAAAAACAAAGAAACAACACAACAATCGTTGTTCGACTTCACCTCAGAAGAAGTAATCGTTCCGCTCAATTCTAATTTTACCAATATTAGCAATACCGATCATTTTTATCAATTGGTCGACACACCTGTGGCGCGTAGATTACTAATTGACAAAATGAAAACGTTGGACAGCTTTGCGTTCGATACCGAAACGACAAGTTTAGATCCATTAGAAGCCAAGTTAGTAGGAATTTCTTTCTCTTGGGAAAAAGGCAAAGGGTATTACCTACCCTTCCCAGAAGATTTTGATGATGCAAAAAACATTATTCTCGAGTTTGCCGAACTATTCAGCAACCCTGCAATAGAAAAAATAGGACATAACATAAAATACGACCTCAAGGTTTTGTATAAATACGGAATCCGAATTGATGGAGAAAATTTCGATACGATGATAGCACATTATCTTCTCAATCCCGATATGCGTCATAATCTCGATGTTTTGTCAGAAACATATTTAGGATATAAGCCAGTATCTATCGAAACATTGATAGGAAAGAAAGGGAAAAATCAGAAAAATTTTCGAGAAGTTGATTTGATAGAACAAACCGAATACGGTACTGAAGATTCGGATGTAACCTTTCAGTTGAAAAATATCTTCGAACCCGAACTAGAAAAAGTATCGCTCACGAAACTCTTTCGAAATATAGAAATGCCTTTGATGAAAGTTTTGGCAACAATGGAAATAGAAGGAATACGGCTAGATGTAGATTTTCTGCAGCAATTATCGAAAAAGCATCAGGAGAAAATCAAAGAGTTAGAACAAAAAATATTTTCAGAGGCAGGAGAAGAGTTTAATTTAAATTCCCCAAAACAATTGGGAGATATTCTATTCGATAAATTAAAACTCGAGCCTAAAAGTAAAAAAACCAAAACAGGGCAATATTCAACAGGAGAAGAAATACTATCTAAATTGGCGCATTATCCAATTATCAAAAATATTTTACATTACAGACAGTTGCAAAAACTGAAATCAACCTATATCGACGCTTTGCCAGAGTTAGTGAATCCTGTTACACAGCGTGTTCATACAACATTTGCACAAACGGTTGCCGCTACAGGGAGATTATCCTCAGTAAATCCGAACTTGCAAAATATCCCTATAAGAACAGAAGAAGGGCAGCAAATCAGAAAAGCATTTATTGCTCGCAATCCCGAGTATAAAATAATTTCTGCCGATTATTCTCAGATAGAACTTCGGTTGATTGCGCAAATGGCACAAGATCCCGTAATGGTGAAAGCTTTCCAAGACGGAGAAGATATTCATGCGTCCACAGCAGCAAAGATTTTTGGGGTTGCACTAGATGAGGTGACAAGAGAACAGCGATCGCAAGCCAAAACCGTAAATTTTGGTATTATTTATGGTGTTTCTGCTTTTGGATTGGCGCAGCAAACAGGGCTTTCGAATACAGAAGCCAAAAAACTGATAGATGCTTATTACGAAACATATCCTACACTGAAAAAATATATAGATCAACAAATTGCATCTGCAAGAGAAAACGGATTTGTCGAAACTCTGATGCGGCGCAGACGTTATTTAAAAGACATCAACTCGAGAAATAATACAGTACGTTCGCATGCAGAGCGCAATGCTGTAAATGCTCCGATCCAAGGGTCTGCAGCAGATATTGTCAAGTTGGCTATGATTCAAATCCAGAAAGAGCTGGATAAGAAGTTTGCCACCAAAATGCTCCTTCAGGTACATGATGAGTTGGTGTTTGATGCACCCATTAGCGAAGTAGAAGAAGTGAGTAAAATGATAAAAACCACCATGGAGTCGGTAATACAAATGGAAGTTCCTTTGGTGGCGGAAGTTGGTGTAGGAGATAATTGGTTAGAAGCGCATTAG
- a CDS encoding HNH endonuclease: protein MEWVDPLGLATRANNGKYHIFFDFILDDKNIFSSDSVQFNRANKKLFEELNSDLSFRRDMLKRYPELSSWKVDSKSPPGLTWHHHEDLGRLSLVDRTDHSSNHALYHPTGKGGRDIWGGGEDGRRGKLDGKTGELKSKGSKPCS from the coding sequence GTGGAGTGGGTGGATCCGTTGGGGTTGGCTACTAGAGCTAATAATGGTAAATATCATATTTTTTTCGATTTTATTCTTGATGATAAGAATATTTTTTCTAGTGACTCTGTTCAATTTAATCGGGCAAATAAAAAATTATTTGAAGAATTAAACTCTGATCTTTCATTCAGAAGAGATATGCTTAAGAGATATCCAGAATTAAGTTCTTGGAAAGTCGACAGCAAATCACCCCCTGGATTGACTTGGCATCATCATGAAGATTTAGGACGATTGTCTTTAGTTGACCGTACAGATCATAGTTCAAATCATGCTCTTTACCATCCGACAGGCAAAGGAGGTAGAGATATATGGGGTGGAGGTGAAGATGGCAGAAGAGGTAAGCTTGATGGAAAAACAGGTGAATTAAAAAGTAAAGGATCAAAACCATGCTCATGA
- a CDS encoding RHS repeat-associated core domain-containing protein codes for MKNQNQYYDAETSLHYNTFRYYDPELGRFISQDPIGLMGGINLYQYAPNPVEWVDPLGWKTRSSTLQRLWKDYVGQPHVFAEIHHGFPEEFADRFKRLADIDVNNPKFFFNLSPERHRLTRGRGVHTNSSRVGKNWNKVFDGLLDYVEKQ; via the coding sequence TTGAAGAACCAAAATCAGTATTATGATGCTGAGACGTCGTTACATTACAATACCTTTAGGTATTATGACCCAGAGCTAGGTCGCTTTATCAGCCAAGACCCGATCGGCTTGATGGGAGGGATTAACCTCTATCAATACGCCCCGAACCCGGTGGAGTGGGTGGATCCGTTGGGGTGGAAAACTCGCTCTAGTACATTGCAAAGACTTTGGAAAGATTATGTCGGACAGCCTCATGTTTTCGCAGAAATTCATCATGGTTTCCCTGAAGAGTTTGCAGATAGATTTAAAAGATTAGCTGATATTGATGTTAATAATCCGAAATTTTTCTTTAATCTCTCGCCTGAAAGACATAGATTAACTAGAGGTAGAGGTGTACATACTAATAGTTCTAGAGTTGGCAAGAATTGGAACAAAGTATTTGATGGTTTGTTAGATTATGTTGAAAAACAATGA